A section of the Caballeronia sp. M1242 genome encodes:
- a CDS encoding fumarate hydratase, whose amino-acid sequence MTVIKQEDLIQSIADSLQYISYYHPLDYIQALGRAYELEESPAAKDAIAQILTNSRMCAEGKRPICQDTGIVTVFVKVGMDVRWDGATMSVTDMINEGVRRGYLNPDNVLRASIVSPPEGARKNTKDNTPAVIHYEIVPGDKVDVQVAAKGGGSENKSKFAMLNPSDSIVDWVLKTVPTMGAGWCPPGMLGIGIGGTAEKAMVMAKESLMDPIDIQDIIARGPQDWIEELRVELHEKVNALGIGAQGLGGLSTVLDVKIMAAPTHAASKPIAIIPNCAATRHAHFTLDGSGAAKLDAPPLDAWPKVTWQPNTETSKRVDLNTLTPEEVASWKPGQTLLLSGKMLTGRDAAHKRIADMLAKGEKLPVDFTNRVIYYVGPVDPVRDEAVGPAGPTTATRMDKFTETMLAQTGLISMIGKAERGPVAIEAIKKHKAAYLMAVGGAAYLVSKAIREAKVLAFEDLGMEAIYEFDVKDMPVTVAVDSNGTSVHKTGPAEWQAKIGKIPVATA is encoded by the coding sequence ATGACCGTCATCAAGCAAGAAGACCTGATCCAGAGCATCGCCGATTCTCTGCAGTACATCAGCTACTACCATCCGCTCGACTATATTCAGGCGCTCGGCCGCGCCTACGAGTTGGAGGAAAGCCCCGCCGCGAAGGACGCCATCGCGCAGATCCTGACCAACAGCCGCATGTGCGCCGAAGGCAAGCGCCCGATCTGTCAGGACACGGGCATCGTCACGGTGTTCGTGAAGGTGGGCATGGACGTGCGTTGGGACGGCGCGACGATGTCGGTCACCGACATGATCAACGAAGGCGTGCGCCGCGGCTATCTGAACCCGGACAACGTGCTGCGTGCGTCGATCGTGAGCCCGCCCGAAGGCGCGCGCAAGAACACGAAGGACAACACGCCGGCTGTGATCCATTACGAGATCGTGCCGGGCGACAAGGTCGACGTGCAGGTCGCGGCGAAGGGCGGCGGCTCGGAGAACAAGTCGAAGTTCGCGATGCTCAATCCGTCGGATTCGATCGTCGACTGGGTGCTCAAGACCGTGCCGACGATGGGCGCGGGCTGGTGCCCGCCGGGCATGCTCGGCATCGGCATCGGCGGCACGGCCGAAAAAGCGATGGTGATGGCGAAGGAATCGCTGATGGACCCCATCGACATTCAGGACATCATCGCGCGCGGTCCGCAGGACTGGATCGAAGAACTGCGCGTCGAACTGCATGAGAAGGTGAACGCGCTCGGTATCGGCGCGCAGGGTCTCGGCGGCTTGTCGACCGTGCTCGACGTCAAGATCATGGCCGCGCCGACGCACGCGGCGAGCAAGCCCATCGCGATCATCCCGAACTGCGCGGCGACGCGCCACGCGCACTTCACGCTCGACGGCTCGGGTGCAGCCAAGCTCGACGCCCCGCCGCTCGACGCATGGCCGAAGGTCACGTGGCAGCCGAACACGGAGACGAGCAAGCGCGTCGACCTCAACACGCTGACGCCGGAAGAAGTCGCGTCGTGGAAGCCGGGCCAGACGCTCTTGCTCTCGGGCAAGATGCTGACGGGCCGCGACGCCGCGCACAAGCGCATCGCCGACATGCTCGCGAAGGGCGAAAAGCTGCCGGTCGATTTCACGAACCGCGTGATCTATTACGTCGGCCCGGTCGATCCGGTGCGCGACGAAGCGGTCGGTCCGGCAGGCCCGACGACGGCCACGCGCATGGACAAGTTCACGGAAACGATGCTCGCCCAGACCGGCCTCATCTCGATGATCGGCAAGGCCGAGCGCGGTCCGGTCGCCATCGAGGCGATCAAGAAGCACAAGGCCGCGTATCTGATGGCGGTCGGCGGCGCGGCGTATCTCGTCTCGAAGGCGATCCGCGAGGCCAAGGTGCTCGCGTTCGAAGACCTCGGCATGGAAGCCATCTACGAGTTCGACGTGAAGGACATGCCGGTTACGGTCGCGGTCGATTCGAACGGAACGTCGGTCCACAAGACCGGCCCCGCCGAATGGCAGGCGAAGATCGGCAAGATTCCGGTCGCGACGGCGTAA